The Fusobacterium sp. DD2 DNA segment ATGAAGTATATGTATGTATCGATGGACCTGTTTTTAATTACACTCAGGCTAAGTATATGGTAGACTAGGAGGTAAATATGAATCACGATATAGATATTGGTGCGTTGAAGACTAATTGTTTTAGGCAATCTAAAGTTCCTGGAGAATTTATGCTTCAGATGCGTGTTCCTGGTGGATTGATAGATGCTAAATATTTAAAAGTAATAGAAGAAATTGCTGAAAAATGGGGTAATGGAACATTTCACTTAGGTGTTAGACAGACACTTAATGCTCCAGGGATTAAATATGAAAATATAGAAAAGGTAAATGCATATTTACAGGACTATATAAGAGAGATAGAGATAGAGATGTGTAATGCAGATATGGAATCAAACAGTGCAGGATATCCTACTATTGGTGCAAGAAATATAATGGCATGTATTGGTAATTCTCACTGTATAAAAGCAAATATAAATACCTGGGGACTTGCAAGAAAACTTGAAAAAGAGATATTTCCTAGCCATTACCACATCAAAATGGCTATTTCAGGTTGTCCAAATGACTGTGGAAAAGCACATTTCAATGACTTTGGAATAATAGGTGTAACTAAACCTATCTATATAAAAGAGAGATGTATTGGTTGTGGAAGATGTGTTAAAGTATGTAAACAGGCTGCTACAAGAGTATTAAGTCTTGTAAATCATAGAGTTGTTAAAGACACCTGCTGTTGTGTTGGATGTGGAGAGTGTGTAGAAGCATGTCTAGCATCTGCATGGGTAAGACCAGAAAAGAAATTCTATAGAGTTATTTTAGGTGGAAGAACAGGAAAACAATATCCAAGAATGGGAAAAATGTTTTTAAACTGGGTAACTGAAGATGTAATAGTAGCTGTAGTAAAAAATTGGCAAACTTTCTGTGCTAATGTTCTTCATCACAAACCATTTTATATCCATGGTGGTCATCTAATTGATAGAGCTGGATATCAAAAGTTTAAAGAGATAATCTTAGATGGTGTAGAATTAAATCCAGAAGCACAAGTAGCACAAAGAATTCTTTGGACAGAAACAGAATATAGAGCGAATATAAATGTAAAACCTCTATGTGACCATCCAAGTCCTGGAGAAGATTATGTTTGTAAGAAAAAAGATGAATAAATAATTAAAAATGGGCTGTTGCAAATTTGTAAAAAA contains these protein-coding regions:
- the asrC gene encoding sulfite reductase subunit C gives rise to the protein MNHDIDIGALKTNCFRQSKVPGEFMLQMRVPGGLIDAKYLKVIEEIAEKWGNGTFHLGVRQTLNAPGIKYENIEKVNAYLQDYIREIEIEMCNADMESNSAGYPTIGARNIMACIGNSHCIKANINTWGLARKLEKEIFPSHYHIKMAISGCPNDCGKAHFNDFGIIGVTKPIYIKERCIGCGRCVKVCKQAATRVLSLVNHRVVKDTCCCVGCGECVEACLASAWVRPEKKFYRVILGGRTGKQYPRMGKMFLNWVTEDVIVAVVKNWQTFCANVLHHKPFYIHGGHLIDRAGYQKFKEIILDGVELNPEAQVAQRILWTETEYRANINVKPLCDHPSPGEDYVCKKKDE